The following proteins are co-located in the Bombus pyrosoma isolate SC7728 linkage group LG12, ASM1482585v1, whole genome shotgun sequence genome:
- the LOC122573547 gene encoding caspase-1-like, whose product MFVLIFCFISLSRAAINYISNITKMKSLAHSISQDPTKENCSTDSKENLDLIDAKVVHGISYRKEIVQNFSIHKDAEVYPMNNRRRGKCVIFNNKTFDEMGKRDGTENDQKAIEHTFTNLGFEVISYPDLDYVSIMEEAANLSANNYEDYDCICIFILSHGTSGDYVYAKDYPYRISDIWGRFTADNCPSLTGKPKLFFIQACKGKNAMQGIRVRSATDSVQNSYTIPTHADFLYGYSCVEGHYSFRSSHGSYYIQTLCEVINEHWRNMDLLKMLTITSRKVAFEFEAAYDSPFLNETKQMPTFSSTLTRDLYFFSKNKS is encoded by the exons ATGTTCGTccttatattttgtttcatcagTTTGAGTCGCGCCGCtatcaattatatttcgaaCATCACGAAGATGAAAAGCCTAGCGCATTCGATCTCGCAGGATCCAACAAAAGAA AATTGCTCCACGGACTCTAAGgaaaatttagatttaattgATGCTAAAGTAGTGCATGGTATATCGTACAGGAAGGAAATCGTacagaatttttctatacataAAGACGCAGAAGTCTATCCGATGAACAATAGAAGACGTGGTAAATGCGTGATATTCAATAATAAGACCTTTGATGAAATGGGAAAGCGAGATGGAACTGAAAATGATCAGAAAGCGATAGAGCACACCTTCACTAATTTGGGTTTCGAAGTGATATCTTATCCGGATCTTGACTACGTTAGCATCATGGAGGAGGCTGCAAATT TGTCCGCGAACAATTACGAAGATTATGACTGtatctgtatttttatattaagcCATGGCACTAGTGGTGATTATGTATACGCGAAGGATTATCCATATCGGATATCTGATATTTGGGGAAGATTCACCGCAGATAATTGTCCATCGTTAACTGGTAAACCAAAGCTATTTTTCATACAG GCTTGTAAAGGAAAGAATGCCATGCAAGGTATTCGTGTAAGAAGTGCAACTGATTCGGTCCAAAACAGTTACACAATTCCTACTCATGCAGATTTTCTGTACGGTTACAGTTGTGTAGAAG GTCACTACTCGTTTCGTAGTTCACATGGTAGCTACTACATTCAGACTCTATGCGAGGTGATCAACGAGCATTGGAGGAATATGGATCTACTGAAAATGTTAACGATAACATCGCGCAAGGTCGCTTTCGAATTCGAAGCTGCATACGATAGTCCATTCCTAAATGAGACAAAACAAATGCCTACCTTTAGCTCAACATTGACCAGagatctatattttttttcgaaaaataagtCATAG
- the LOC122573837 gene encoding WD repeat domain phosphoinositide-interacting protein 4-like isoform X1 — MAGERNILNLRFNQDQGCFTCCMESGLRVYNAEPLVEKAHLENDIMGSIAIAEMLWRTNIIAIVGGGTKPKFAENTVLIYDDLSKKFVMEVTFTSPIKAIRLRRDKMIVALQREIHVFSFPMPTRRLLTLETRDNPKGLVEVATLAAAQKQLLAFPGHKQGSVQLIDLGATEAGSSSAPATLAAHQGALACLAVNSSGTMIATASTQGTLVRVWDSIRRHLLVELRRGADPATLYCITFSRDSEFLCASSDKGTVHIFALKDTQLNRRSTFSKMGFLGNYVESQWALATFTVPPECACVCAFGTRSSVIAICMDGTFHKYVFTADGNCNREAFDVFLDVCDHDDF, encoded by the exons ATGGctggagaaagaaatattcttaatttacgatttaatCAGGATCAAG gATGTTTTACATGTTGCATGGAATCTGGTCTTAGAGTATACAATGCAGAACCATTAGTTGAAAAAGCACATttagaaaatgatataatgGGAAGTATAGCTATTGCAGAGATGCTTTGGAGAACAAATATCATTGCCATAGTAGGTGGTGGTACAAAACCAAAGTTTGCAGAAAATACAGTACTTATTTATGATGATCTATCGAAAAAGTTTGTAATGGAAGTTACATTTACCAGTCCTATAAAAGCTATACGATTACGTAGGGACAA aATGATAGTGGCACTTCAGCGAGAAATACATGTTTTCTCATTTCCTATGCCAACACGAAGATTGTTAACTTTAGAAACCAGAGATAATCCAAAAGGATTAGTTGAAGTTGCTACATTAGCTGCTGCACAAAAACAACTTCTTGCTTTTCCTGGTCATAAACAGGGTAGTGTACAATTGATTGACCTTGGTGCTACAGAAGCTGGAAGTTCTAGTGCTCCTGCAACTCTAGCAGCACACCAG GGAGCACTGGCTTGTCTCGCAGTTAACAGTAGTGGAACAATGATAGCAACTGCTTCCACTCAGGGTACTTTAGTTAGAGTATGGGATAGTATACGTAGACACTTATTAGTGGAATTGAGAAGAGGTGCTGACCCTGCAACACTTTATTG cATTACATTTAGTAGAGATTCGGAATTTCTATGTGCTTCCAGTGATAAGGGAACTGTACATATATTTGCATTAAAAGACACACAATTAAATCGTAGATCGAC tttCTCAAAAATGGGATTTTTGGGAAATTATGTTGAAAGTCAATGGGCATTGGCTACATTTACAGTACCACCAGAATGTGCTTGTGTATGTGCATTTGGTACAAGGAGTTCTGTTATAG CCATTTGTATGGACGgaacatttcataaatatgtttttactGCCGATGGAAATTGTAACCGTGAAGCATTTGATGTCTTCCTAGATGTTTGTGATCATGATGACTTTTAA
- the LOC122573837 gene encoding WD repeat domain phosphoinositide-interacting protein 4-like isoform X2, whose amino-acid sequence MAGERNILNLRFNQDQGCFTCCMESGLRVYNAEPLVEKAHLENDIMGSIAIAEMLWRTNIIAIVGGGTKPKFAENTVLIYDDLSKKFVMEVTFTSPIKAIRLRRDKMIVALQREIHVFSFPMPTRRLLTLETRDNPKGLVEVATLAAAQKQLLAFPGHKQGSVQLIDLGATEAGSSSAPATLAAHQGALACLAVNSSGTMIATASTQGTLVRVWDSIRRHLLVELRRGADPATLYCITFSRDSEFLCASSDKGTVHIFALKDTQLNRRSTFSKMGFLGNYVESQWALATFTVPPECACVCAFGTRSSVIGCPTALGNHFGSGFFI is encoded by the exons ATGGctggagaaagaaatattcttaatttacgatttaatCAGGATCAAG gATGTTTTACATGTTGCATGGAATCTGGTCTTAGAGTATACAATGCAGAACCATTAGTTGAAAAAGCACATttagaaaatgatataatgGGAAGTATAGCTATTGCAGAGATGCTTTGGAGAACAAATATCATTGCCATAGTAGGTGGTGGTACAAAACCAAAGTTTGCAGAAAATACAGTACTTATTTATGATGATCTATCGAAAAAGTTTGTAATGGAAGTTACATTTACCAGTCCTATAAAAGCTATACGATTACGTAGGGACAA aATGATAGTGGCACTTCAGCGAGAAATACATGTTTTCTCATTTCCTATGCCAACACGAAGATTGTTAACTTTAGAAACCAGAGATAATCCAAAAGGATTAGTTGAAGTTGCTACATTAGCTGCTGCACAAAAACAACTTCTTGCTTTTCCTGGTCATAAACAGGGTAGTGTACAATTGATTGACCTTGGTGCTACAGAAGCTGGAAGTTCTAGTGCTCCTGCAACTCTAGCAGCACACCAG GGAGCACTGGCTTGTCTCGCAGTTAACAGTAGTGGAACAATGATAGCAACTGCTTCCACTCAGGGTACTTTAGTTAGAGTATGGGATAGTATACGTAGACACTTATTAGTGGAATTGAGAAGAGGTGCTGACCCTGCAACACTTTATTG cATTACATTTAGTAGAGATTCGGAATTTCTATGTGCTTCCAGTGATAAGGGAACTGTACATATATTTGCATTAAAAGACACACAATTAAATCGTAGATCGAC tttCTCAAAAATGGGATTTTTGGGAAATTATGTTGAAAGTCAATGGGCATTGGCTACATTTACAGTACCACCAGAATGTGCTTGTGTATGTGCATTTGGTACAAGGAGTTCTGTTATAG gatGTCCCACAGCATTGGGGAACCACTTTGGCAGTGGATTCTTCATATGA
- the LOC122573548 gene encoding uncharacterized protein LOC122573548, which yields MGKEKEINIKNACYRYLYQREISSLVKIRLLTAFSNQTTLVNLDAERRFNQELSIPRVTPSCKNGAYPVISVSFFLSLTRSCTRLTRPHSKGMHRIKQGKLLTS from the exons ATggggaaggagaaagaaattaatattaaaaatgccTGTTATAGATACTTGTATCAGAGAGAAATTTCCTCTCTGGTGAAGATAAGGCTTTTAACTGCTTTTAGTAACCAGACGACGTTGGTTAATTTAGACGCAGAGAGGCGCTTCAATCAAGAACTTAGTATTCCTCGTGTAACACCATCGTGTAAAAATGGGGCGTACCCGGTtatctctgtctctttctttctctccttaaCGCGATCGTGTACTCGACTCACTAGACCGCATAGTAAGGGAATG CATAGAATCAAACAGGGCAAACTCCTAACTTCATAG